The following are encoded together in the Erwinia sp. E602 genome:
- the pstA gene encoding phosphate ABC transporter permease PstA, with protein MTTMEMQSRAELEASRRKMQAWRRTKNRIALALSLGTMAFGLFWLVWILFATVTRGFDGMSLALFTENTPPPNTAGGGLANALAGSGLLILWSTVFGTPLGILAGVYLAEYGRKGWLAEVIRFINDILLSAPSIVVGLFVYTIVVAQMKHFSGWAGVVALALLQIPIVIRTTENMLKLVPDSLREAAYALGTPKWKMISAITLKASISGILTGVLLAIARIAGETAPLLFTSLSNQFWSTDMMQPLANLPVTIFKFAMSPFAEWQSLAWAGVLIITLCVLLLNILARVIFAKSKH; from the coding sequence ATGACCACTATGGAAATGCAGTCCCGCGCTGAACTGGAAGCCTCACGCCGTAAAATGCAGGCATGGCGCCGCACCAAGAACCGCATCGCGCTGGCGCTGTCGCTGGGCACCATGGCTTTTGGCCTGTTCTGGCTGGTGTGGATCCTCTTCGCCACCGTGACCCGTGGCTTCGACGGTATGTCGCTGGCGCTTTTCACCGAAAACACCCCGCCGCCGAACACCGCCGGCGGTGGCCTGGCTAACGCCCTCGCGGGCAGCGGCCTGCTGATCCTCTGGTCGACGGTGTTCGGTACGCCGCTGGGCATTCTGGCCGGCGTCTACCTGGCCGAGTATGGCCGCAAAGGCTGGCTGGCCGAGGTGATCCGCTTTATTAACGATATCCTGCTGTCAGCCCCATCGATAGTGGTCGGCCTGTTTGTCTACACCATCGTGGTGGCGCAGATGAAACACTTCTCCGGCTGGGCCGGGGTGGTGGCGCTGGCGCTGCTGCAGATCCCGATCGTGATTCGTACCACGGAGAATATGCTCAAGCTGGTGCCGGACAGCCTGCGTGAAGCGGCTTACGCGCTGGGTACGCCGAAGTGGAAGATGATCTCGGCGATCACGCTGAAGGCGTCGATCTCCGGCATTCTGACCGGAGTGCTGCTGGCGATTGCCCGTATCGCCGGTGAGACCGCGCCGCTGCTGTTTACGTCGCTGTCGAACCAGTTCTGGAGCACCGACATGATGCAGCCGCTGGCCAACCTGCCGGTGACCATCTTTAAGTTCGCTATGAGCCCGTTTGCCGAATGGCAGAGCCTGGCCTGGGCGGGCGTGCTGATTATCACGCTGTGCGTACTGTTACTGAATATTCTGGCTCGCGTGATTTTCGCTAAGAGCAAACATTAA
- the pstB gene encoding phosphate ABC transporter ATP-binding protein PstB: MSTSAKMIQVRDLNFYYGKFHALKNINLNIAKNQVTAFIGPSGCGKSTLLRTFNKMFSLYPEQRAEGEILLDGDNILTNSQDIALLRARVGMVFQKPTPFPMSIYDNIAFGVRLFEKLSRADMDERVQWALTKAALWNETKDKLHQSGYSLSGGQQQRLCIARGIAIRPEVLLLDEPCSALDPISTGRIEELITELKQDYTVVIVTHNMQQAARCSDHTAFMYLGELIEFSDTDTLFTKPAQKQTEDYITGRYG; the protein is encoded by the coding sequence ATGAGTACTTCCGCTAAGATGATTCAGGTTCGTGATTTGAACTTCTACTACGGAAAATTTCACGCGCTGAAAAACATTAACCTGAATATCGCGAAAAATCAGGTGACGGCGTTTATCGGCCCGTCCGGCTGCGGCAAATCCACCCTGCTGCGCACCTTTAACAAAATGTTCTCGCTCTACCCGGAGCAGCGCGCCGAAGGTGAGATCCTGCTGGACGGTGACAACATCCTCACCAACAGCCAGGATATCGCCCTGCTGCGCGCCCGCGTCGGCATGGTGTTCCAGAAGCCAACGCCGTTCCCGATGTCGATTTACGACAACATCGCCTTTGGCGTGCGCCTGTTTGAGAAGCTCTCCCGCGCCGATATGGACGAGCGCGTGCAGTGGGCGCTGACCAAAGCCGCGCTGTGGAACGAGACCAAAGACAAGCTGCACCAGAGCGGTTACAGCCTCTCCGGCGGCCAGCAGCAGCGTCTGTGCATCGCCCGCGGCATCGCCATCCGCCCGGAAGTGCTGCTGCTCGACGAGCCCTGCTCGGCGCTGGACCCGATCTCCACCGGCCGCATCGAAGAGCTGATTACCGAGTTAAAACAGGATTACACCGTGGTGATCGTGACGCACAATATGCAGCAGGCGGCACGCTGCTCGGATCACACCGCGTTTATGTACCTTGGCGAGCTGATCGAGTTCAGCGATACCGACACGCTGTTCACCAAGCCCGCTCAGAAGCAGACCGAAGATTACATTACCGGCCGCTACGGCTGA
- the phoU gene encoding phosphate signaling complex protein PhoU: protein MDSLNLNKHISGQFNAELEHIRTQVMTMGGMVEQQLTDAITAMHNQDTELANKVIEGDHKVNMMEVAIDEACVRIIAKRQPTASDLRLVMAIIKTISELERIGDVAEKICRTALEKFTQQQQPLLVSLESLGRHTVQMLHDVLDAFARMDINEAIEIYREDKKVDQEYEGIVRQLMTYMMEDPRTIPSVLTALFCARAIERIGDRCQNICEIIFYFVKGQDFRHVGGDRLDKLLAGEDGGSNPA from the coding sequence ATGGATAGTTTAAATCTGAACAAACATATCTCCGGCCAGTTCAACGCCGAGCTGGAGCATATCCGTACCCAGGTGATGACCATGGGCGGCATGGTGGAGCAGCAGCTGACCGACGCGATCACCGCGATGCACAACCAGGACACCGAGCTGGCCAACAAGGTGATCGAAGGTGACCACAAGGTCAATATGATGGAAGTGGCGATCGACGAGGCCTGCGTGCGCATCATCGCCAAGCGCCAGCCGACCGCCAGCGACCTGCGCCTGGTGATGGCGATCATTAAAACCATCTCCGAGCTGGAACGCATCGGCGACGTGGCCGAGAAGATCTGCCGCACCGCGCTGGAGAAGTTCACCCAGCAGCAGCAGCCGCTGCTGGTCAGCCTGGAGTCGCTGGGCCGCCACACCGTGCAGATGCTGCACGACGTGCTGGACGCGTTTGCGCGAATGGATATTAACGAAGCGATTGAAATTTATCGCGAAGATAAGAAGGTTGACCAGGAGTATGAGGGCATCGTGCGTCAGCTGATGACCTATATGATGGAAGATCCGCGCACTATCCCGAGCGTGCTGACCGCGCTGTTCTGCGCCCGTGCCATCGAACGTATCGGTGACCGCTGCCAGAATATCTGTGAAATCATCTTCTACTTCGTTAAAGGTCAGGACTTCCGCCACGTGGGCGGCGATCGGCTGGATAAGCTGCTGGCCGGTGAAGACGGCGGCAGCAACCCGGCGTAA
- a CDS encoding MFS transporter, with the protein MSASSPESRGVTPGKAMVAAVSGYAMDGFDLLILGFMLPAISAGLALTASQAGSLVTWTLIGAVLGGILFGHLSDRLGRIRVLTFTILMFSLFTGLCAVAQGYWDLLAYRTLAGMGLGGEFGIGMALIAEAWPASKRNRASAWVGMGWQLGVLLAAFITPLLLDVIGWRGMFLVGLLPALASFAIRRGMGEPEAFTRHVDVNQGLSFATRLKLLFADRATGKASIGIFILCSVQNFGYYGLMIWMPSYLSSQFGFSLTKSGLWTAVTVVGMTFGIWLFGLLADRFARWKIFLIYQIGAVVMVVVYAQLRDPTVMLFTGALMGLFVNGMIGGYGALISDTYPVKVRATAQNVLFNLGRGVGGFGPLVIGLLALHYSFVAAITLLALIYLLDIVATLFLLPKKQGNDEDSLGAIG; encoded by the coding sequence ATGTCTGCTTCCTCCCCTGAATCGCGCGGCGTTACGCCGGGCAAAGCCATGGTCGCCGCCGTCAGCGGCTACGCAATGGACGGCTTCGATCTGCTGATCCTCGGCTTTATGCTGCCGGCCATCAGCGCCGGGCTGGCGTTGACCGCCTCACAGGCCGGTTCGCTGGTCACCTGGACGCTGATCGGCGCGGTGCTTGGCGGTATCCTGTTTGGCCACCTCAGCGACCGGCTGGGCCGCATTCGCGTGCTGACCTTCACTATCCTGATGTTTTCGCTGTTTACCGGGCTGTGCGCGGTGGCGCAGGGCTACTGGGATCTGCTGGCCTACCGCACGCTGGCGGGAATGGGGCTGGGCGGCGAGTTCGGTATTGGCATGGCGCTGATCGCCGAAGCCTGGCCGGCCAGCAAACGTAACCGCGCCTCGGCGTGGGTGGGGATGGGCTGGCAGCTCGGCGTGCTGCTGGCGGCGTTTATCACCCCGCTGCTGCTGGATGTTATCGGCTGGCGCGGCATGTTCCTGGTCGGGCTGCTGCCGGCGCTGGCCTCGTTTGCCATCCGTCGGGGTATGGGCGAGCCGGAGGCCTTTACCCGCCACGTTGACGTCAATCAGGGGCTATCCTTCGCCACCCGGCTGAAGCTGCTGTTTGCCGACCGGGCCACCGGTAAGGCCAGCATCGGCATCTTTATCCTCTGCTCGGTGCAGAACTTCGGCTACTACGGGCTGATGATCTGGATGCCGAGCTACCTCTCCAGCCAGTTCGGCTTCTCGCTGACCAAATCCGGCCTGTGGACGGCGGTGACGGTGGTGGGGATGACCTTCGGCATCTGGCTGTTTGGCCTGCTGGCCGACCGCTTCGCCCGCTGGAAGATTTTCCTGATTTATCAGATTGGTGCAGTGGTGATGGTGGTGGTCTACGCCCAGCTGCGTGACCCGACGGTGATGCTGTTTACCGGTGCGCTGATGGGGCTGTTCGTTAACGGCATGATCGGCGGCTATGGCGCGCTGATCTCCGACACGTACCCGGTGAAGGTGCGCGCCACCGCGCAGAACGTGCTGTTTAACCTCGGGCGCGGCGTCGGCGGCTTCGGCCCGCTGGTGATTGGGCTGCTGGCCCTGCACTACTCCTTTGTGGCGGCGATCACCCTGCTGGCGCTGATCTACCTGCTGGATATCGTCGCCACTCTGTTCCTGCTGCCGAAGAAACAGGGTAACGACGAGGACAGCCTCGGGGCGATTGGCTGA
- a CDS encoding LysR family transcriptional regulator, whose translation MIVDKILRQFIEVAKFQNVSHAANKLCLSQPTLTHNMKKLEENLGVPLLERTSSGVKTTEFGELLLEQAQMMQRIYDNTLLKLASIKARQTQSLRMGTGHAWWVMFVRDSFNAYRSRHPGVNIHVDLGNHLRLMDLLLGGDIDLFIGHEIQGLNPGAGIRFLPLFTTRDSYYVRSGHPLLGRPIEPHELLDYNLVELTPDESRYQHMMDDMQAKRTLRNRLHLAERVIWSSNSLMAAVDMVNDSDGILLTYPRCMAGYFAQYGLQPLQTTTGSPNLSVGIYLMREKADTQPVVEMQALLSHYLDAVRPLVS comes from the coding sequence ATGATCGTGGACAAAATTTTGCGGCAGTTTATCGAAGTAGCGAAGTTTCAAAATGTGAGCCATGCAGCAAACAAGCTCTGCCTCAGTCAGCCGACGCTGACCCATAACATGAAGAAACTGGAGGAGAATCTCGGCGTGCCGCTGCTGGAGCGCACCTCCAGCGGCGTGAAAACCACCGAATTTGGCGAACTGCTGCTGGAGCAGGCGCAGATGATGCAGCGTATCTACGACAACACGCTGCTAAAGCTGGCCTCGATCAAGGCGCGGCAGACGCAGAGCCTGCGCATGGGCACCGGCCACGCCTGGTGGGTGATGTTCGTGCGCGACAGCTTTAACGCCTACCGCAGCCGCCATCCGGGAGTGAATATCCACGTCGATCTCGGCAACCATCTGCGGCTGATGGACCTGCTGCTCGGCGGCGATATCGACCTGTTTATCGGCCATGAGATCCAGGGGCTGAACCCGGGGGCGGGGATCCGTTTCCTGCCGCTGTTCACCACCCGCGACAGCTACTACGTGCGCAGCGGCCACCCACTGCTGGGCCGCCCGATCGAACCGCACGAGCTGCTGGATTACAACCTGGTGGAGCTGACGCCGGACGAGAGCCGCTACCAGCACATGATGGACGATATGCAGGCCAAGCGCACGCTGCGCAACCGGCTGCACCTGGCCGAGCGGGTGATCTGGTCAAGCAATTCGCTGATGGCGGCGGTGGATATGGTCAACGACTCGGACGGTATTCTGCTCACCTATCCGCGCTGCATGGCCGGGTACTTTGCGCAGTATGGCCTGCAGCCGCTGCAGACCACCACCGGCAGCCCTAATCTGTCGGTGGGCATCTATCTGATGCGTGAAAAGGCGGATACCCAGCCGGTGGTGGAGATGCAGGCGCTGCTCAGTCACTATCTGGACGCGGTGCGCCCGCTGGTCAGCTGA
- a CDS encoding ABC transporter substrate-binding protein — protein MKNAIAGLFAATLVLCAVARADTLRMECTPSKEGRQFCNEIKQRFEAQTGHTLQFIELPRASDEKLSLFQQLFAARDAGAVDLFQADTVWIGILNRHLLDLTDAVADIRDDFFPSAWQNNLVNGRVKAVPAFLDTGVLYYRRDLLEKYGEQPPQSWAELTAVSERIQQAERQQGHKQFWGLVFQGKAYEGLTCNALEWIAGSNGGRIIDPDGTITVNNPQAARSLDMAAGWIGHISPKGTLGYMEEEARALFQNGDALFMRNWLYAWVLAQDSSSPVRGKVGVMPLPAGEDGESVSTLGGWQWAVSAYSKNPQAAIALLKIVSDAQSQKRALTLLGLAPSRTALYDQPEVLAQAAYLGQLKTIFSRAVPRPATQTRRQYAQVSRATYNATFNVLRGNSDGATAVADLQQRLERIKAREWR, from the coding sequence ATGAAAAATGCGATTGCGGGTCTGTTTGCTGCCACGCTGGTGCTCTGCGCCGTGGCACGGGCGGATACGTTGCGAATGGAGTGTACCCCGAGCAAAGAGGGGCGGCAGTTCTGCAACGAGATCAAACAGCGCTTTGAAGCGCAGACCGGTCACACCCTGCAGTTTATCGAGCTGCCGCGCGCCTCTGACGAGAAGCTGTCGCTGTTTCAGCAGCTGTTCGCCGCCAGAGACGCCGGGGCGGTTGATCTGTTCCAGGCCGATACGGTGTGGATCGGCATCCTCAACAGGCACCTGCTGGATCTCACCGATGCGGTCGCGGATATCCGCGACGACTTCTTCCCGTCCGCCTGGCAGAACAACCTGGTGAACGGCCGGGTAAAGGCGGTGCCCGCCTTCCTTGATACCGGCGTGCTCTACTACCGCCGCGATCTGCTGGAAAAATATGGCGAGCAGCCGCCGCAGAGCTGGGCGGAGCTGACCGCCGTCAGCGAACGTATTCAGCAGGCCGAACGTCAGCAGGGCCATAAGCAGTTCTGGGGCCTGGTGTTTCAGGGCAAAGCCTACGAGGGGCTGACCTGCAACGCGCTGGAATGGATCGCCGGCAGCAACGGCGGCCGTATTATCGACCCTGACGGCACCATCACCGTCAACAACCCGCAGGCGGCCCGCTCTCTTGATATGGCGGCGGGCTGGATCGGCCATATCTCGCCGAAAGGCACGCTGGGCTACATGGAAGAGGAGGCGCGTGCGCTGTTCCAGAACGGCGATGCGCTGTTTATGCGCAACTGGCTCTACGCCTGGGTACTGGCGCAGGACAGCAGCAGCCCGGTGCGCGGTAAGGTCGGGGTGATGCCGCTGCCGGCGGGGGAAGATGGCGAGTCGGTCAGTACGCTGGGCGGCTGGCAGTGGGCCGTCAGCGCGTACAGCAAAAACCCGCAGGCGGCGATTGCGCTGCTGAAAATTGTCAGCGACGCGCAGTCCCAGAAGCGCGCGCTGACGCTGCTCGGCCTCGCGCCATCGCGCACCGCGCTCTATGACCAGCCTGAGGTGCTGGCGCAGGCCGCTTACCTCGGGCAGCTGAAAACCATTTTCTCCCGGGCGGTACCGCGCCCGGCCACCCAGACCCGCCGCCAGTACGCCCAGGTGTCGCGGGCGACCTATAACGCCACCTTCAATGTATTACGCGGTAACAGCGATGGGGCCACCGCCGTTGCGGATCTTCAGCAGCGGCTGGAACGGATTAAAGCCAGAGAGTGGCGCTGA
- a CDS encoding carbohydrate ABC transporter permease produces MKPETHALPPQAAPVASPAVAAARGRLNWQQRRRRVAWLLVAPALLLLAAVAGWPLLRTLFYSFTDAMLDAPEEYRFVGLRNYLDPLADGQTFGILADPQWWQAVGNTLWFSAISVSLELLFGLLLALLMNQRFRGQGLVRTAILVPWAIPTIVTAKMWGWMFHDQYGVINDLLLKIGAISTPLAWVAEPDLSMWAVIVADVWKTTPFMALMLLAALQLIPGDLYEAARVDGAGAWQRFRRITLPLIMPALIVALIFRVMDALRVFDLIYVLTSNSEATVSVSGYARDQLVSYQQMGAGSAASVLVFMMVAGIAACFLLIGRLNGRERA; encoded by the coding sequence ATGAAACCTGAAACCCATGCACTTCCCCCGCAGGCCGCGCCTGTGGCCTCCCCGGCGGTCGCCGCCGCGCGCGGCCGCCTTAACTGGCAACAGCGGCGGCGGCGCGTCGCCTGGCTGCTGGTGGCCCCAGCGCTGCTGCTGCTGGCCGCCGTGGCGGGCTGGCCGCTGCTGCGCACGCTGTTCTACAGCTTTACCGACGCGATGCTCGACGCGCCGGAGGAGTACCGCTTTGTTGGTCTGCGCAACTACCTTGACCCGCTGGCGGACGGGCAGACCTTCGGCATTCTGGCCGATCCCCAGTGGTGGCAGGCGGTGGGCAACACCCTGTGGTTCAGCGCCATTTCGGTGTCGCTGGAGCTGCTGTTCGGCCTGCTGCTGGCGCTGCTGATGAACCAGCGTTTTCGCGGCCAGGGGCTGGTGCGCACCGCCATTCTGGTGCCCTGGGCGATCCCGACCATCGTCACCGCCAAAATGTGGGGCTGGATGTTCCACGACCAGTACGGGGTGATTAACGACCTGCTGCTGAAAATCGGCGCCATCAGCACGCCGCTGGCGTGGGTGGCGGAACCCGACCTGTCGATGTGGGCGGTGATTGTCGCCGACGTGTGGAAAACCACGCCCTTTATGGCGCTGATGCTGCTGGCGGCGCTGCAGCTGATCCCCGGCGATCTCTACGAGGCGGCGCGGGTGGACGGTGCCGGCGCCTGGCAGCGCTTCCGCCGCATTACCCTGCCGCTGATTATGCCGGCGCTGATCGTGGCGCTGATTTTCCGGGTGATGGACGCGCTCAGGGTGTTTGACCTGATCTACGTGCTGACCTCCAACAGCGAGGCGACGGTTTCGGTCTCCGGCTATGCCCGCGACCAGCTGGTCAGCTACCAGCAGATGGGCGCGGGATCGGCGGCCTCGGTGCTGGTGTTTATGATGGTGGCCGGCATTGCGGCCTGTTTTCTGCTGATCGGACGCCTGAACGGGCGGGAGAGAGCGTAA
- a CDS encoding carbohydrate ABC transporter permease codes for MKLHSRLTAHNVLIYGGAALACLICLFPFYYAIVTSLRGGQALFQVAYLPDGLHWDNYRNALLENGMARSLFNSLLVATLTVGLCLLVSITAAFALARIPFRGRKFLLFTILCVSMFPQVAVLSGMFELVRFLGLYDSVGALVLSYTTFSLPFTVWVLTTFMKAIPPELEEAAIVDGASTWTIITRIFVPIMGPSLVTTGLLAFIGAWNEFMFALTFVISGDKRTVPVAIGMLQGASQYELPWGTIMASSVIVTLPIVVLVLIFQRRIVSGLTNGAVKG; via the coding sequence ATGAAACTGCATTCACGGCTGACTGCTCATAACGTGTTGATTTACGGCGGTGCGGCGCTGGCCTGCCTTATCTGCCTGTTCCCGTTTTACTACGCCATCGTCACCTCGCTGCGCGGCGGCCAGGCGCTGTTCCAGGTGGCGTACCTGCCGGACGGCCTGCACTGGGATAACTACCGCAACGCGCTGCTGGAGAACGGCATGGCGCGCAGCCTGTTTAACTCGCTGCTGGTGGCGACGCTGACCGTCGGCCTCTGTCTGCTGGTGTCGATCACCGCCGCCTTTGCGCTGGCGCGCATCCCGTTTCGTGGCCGCAAGTTTCTGCTGTTTACCATTCTCTGCGTGTCGATGTTCCCGCAGGTGGCGGTGCTCTCCGGCATGTTTGAGCTGGTGCGCTTTCTCGGCCTGTATGACTCGGTGGGCGCGCTGGTGCTCTCCTACACCACCTTCTCGCTGCCGTTCACCGTCTGGGTGCTGACCACCTTTATGAAGGCCATCCCGCCGGAGCTGGAGGAGGCGGCGATTGTCGACGGGGCCAGCACCTGGACCATTATCACCCGCATTTTCGTGCCGATTATGGGGCCGTCGCTGGTCACCACCGGGCTGCTGGCGTTTATCGGCGCGTGGAACGAATTTATGTTCGCCCTGACTTTCGTCATCTCCGGTGACAAGCGCACCGTGCCGGTAGCGATCGGCATGCTGCAGGGCGCTTCGCAGTACGAGCTGCCGTGGGGAACCATTATGGCCTCCTCGGTGATCGTCACCCTGCCGATCGTGGTGCTGGTGCTGATTTTCCAGCGGCGCATCGTCAGCGGTCTGACCAACGGTGCAGTTAAAGGTTGA
- a CDS encoding alpha-glucosidase: MATKIVLVGAGSAQFGYGTLGDIFQSTALYGSEIVLHDINPASLAVTEKTARDFLAAEDLPFLVSATTDRREALKGAEFVIISIEVGDRFALWDLDWQIPQQFGIQQVYGENGGPGGLFHSLRIIPPILDICADVADLCPDAWVFNYSNPMSRICTTVHRRFPQLNFVGMCHEIASLERYLPEMLGTSFDNLQLRAAGLNHFSVLLEARYKDSGADAYADVRARAPDYFATLPGYSDILDYARTHGQLVETEGSTERAWLGGRDSAKPWADRTLFKEVLAKFNYLPITTDSHFGEYIRWASEVSDHRGILDFYTFYRNYLGHVQPKIELKMKERVVAIIEGILSDSGYEEAAVNIPNRGYIRQLPEFIAVEVPAIIDRKGVHGISVDIPPGIAGLLTNQIGVHDLTAEAILNQSRDLVVQALLVDSVNDKCKAIPELVDLMIARQRPWLDYLK, translated from the coding sequence ATGGCTACAAAAATCGTATTAGTCGGGGCAGGCAGCGCGCAGTTTGGTTATGGCACCCTCGGGGATATCTTCCAGAGTACCGCGCTGTACGGCAGCGAGATCGTGCTGCACGACATCAACCCGGCGTCGCTGGCGGTGACCGAGAAAACCGCGCGGGATTTCCTCGCGGCTGAGGATCTGCCGTTTCTCGTTAGCGCCACCACCGACCGGCGCGAGGCGTTGAAAGGCGCGGAGTTTGTGATTATCTCCATCGAGGTGGGCGATCGCTTTGCGCTGTGGGATCTCGACTGGCAGATCCCGCAGCAGTTCGGCATTCAGCAGGTGTACGGCGAGAACGGCGGCCCCGGCGGCCTGTTCCACTCGCTGCGCATTATCCCACCGATCCTCGACATCTGCGCGGACGTGGCCGATCTCTGCCCGGATGCCTGGGTGTTTAACTACTCCAACCCGATGAGCCGCATCTGCACCACCGTGCATCGTCGCTTCCCGCAGCTGAACTTTGTCGGCATGTGCCACGAAATCGCCTCGCTGGAGCGCTATCTGCCGGAAATGCTCGGCACCTCGTTTGACAACCTGCAGCTGCGTGCTGCCGGTCTTAATCACTTCAGCGTGCTGCTGGAGGCGCGATATAAGGACAGCGGAGCGGACGCCTACGCTGACGTGCGCGCCAGAGCGCCGGACTATTTTGCCACCCTGCCGGGCTACAGCGATATCCTCGACTACGCCCGCACCCACGGTCAGCTGGTGGAGACCGAAGGCAGTACCGAGCGCGCCTGGCTGGGCGGCCGCGACAGCGCCAAACCCTGGGCCGACCGCACGCTGTTTAAGGAGGTGCTGGCGAAGTTCAACTACCTGCCGATCACCACCGACAGCCATTTTGGCGAGTATATCCGCTGGGCCAGCGAGGTCAGCGACCATCGCGGCATTCTCGATTTCTATACCTTCTACCGCAACTACCTGGGCCACGTGCAGCCGAAAATTGAGCTGAAGATGAAGGAGCGGGTGGTGGCGATTATTGAGGGCATCCTCAGCGACTCCGGCTACGAGGAGGCGGCGGTCAATATTCCCAACCGCGGCTATATCCGCCAGCTGCCGGAGTTTATCGCGGTGGAGGTGCCGGCGATTATCGACCGCAAAGGGGTGCACGGCATCAGCGTCGATATCCCGCCGGGTATCGCCGGGCTGCTGACCAATCAGATCGGCGTGCACGATCTGACCGCCGAGGCGATCCTCAACCAGTCGCGCGACCTGGTGGTGCAGGCGCTGCTGGTGGATTCGGTTAACGACAAATGCAAAGCGATCCCGGAGCTGGTCGATCTGATGATTGCCCGCCAGCGCCCGTGGCTCGACTACCTGAAGTAA
- a CDS encoding ABC transporter ATP-binding protein: protein MAQLTLNKLQKQYGNHIQVIKSLDLQINSGEFVVIVGPSGCGKSTLLRMIAGLEAIGSGEMLIDGCRVNEHTPAERGVGMVFQSYALYPHMNVFKNMAFPLEMAGVDAAEIARRVNETASALQLEPLLQRRPKDLSGGQRQRVAMGRAIVREPRLFLFDEPLSNLDASLRVQMRMEVAALHRRLRSTIIYVTHDQVEAMTLADRIVVLNQGRIEQVGTPLELYDQPANTFVAQFIGSPKMNLMPATLQRAGAAQSLVALDNGKTLLLPVATPQAAQGQRVSVGIRPEHILSGGDRACEYQGRVLFVEQMGNETYLYLDNGSGGEPWVVRHPDRLRLRAGDMLGIHLPPECCYLFDPHGQAFPRLLPAQPH, encoded by the coding sequence ATGGCGCAACTGACTCTGAACAAACTGCAAAAGCAGTACGGCAACCATATCCAGGTGATTAAATCGCTGGATTTACAGATTAACAGCGGCGAATTTGTGGTGATCGTCGGACCGTCCGGCTGCGGCAAGTCAACGCTGCTGCGGATGATTGCCGGGCTGGAGGCGATCGGCAGCGGCGAGATGCTGATCGACGGCTGCCGGGTTAACGAACATACCCCGGCGGAGCGCGGCGTCGGTATGGTGTTCCAGTCCTATGCGCTTTACCCGCATATGAACGTTTTTAAAAACATGGCGTTCCCGCTGGAGATGGCCGGCGTGGATGCCGCTGAGATCGCCCGTCGGGTGAATGAAACCGCCAGCGCGCTGCAGCTGGAGCCGCTGCTGCAGCGGCGGCCGAAAGATCTCTCCGGCGGCCAGCGTCAGCGGGTGGCGATGGGGCGCGCCATCGTGCGCGAGCCGCGGCTGTTCCTGTTTGACGAGCCGCTCTCCAACCTTGACGCCTCGCTGCGCGTGCAGATGCGTATGGAGGTGGCGGCGCTGCACCGGCGGCTGCGATCGACCATTATTTACGTCACCCACGATCAGGTGGAGGCGATGACGCTGGCCGACCGCATCGTGGTGCTGAATCAGGGGCGTATTGAGCAGGTGGGTACGCCGCTTGAGCTGTATGACCAGCCGGCCAACACCTTTGTGGCGCAGTTTATCGGCTCGCCGAAGATGAACCTGATGCCGGCCACTCTGCAGCGGGCGGGGGCGGCGCAGAGCCTGGTGGCGCTGGATAACGGCAAAACCCTGCTGCTGCCGGTGGCCACCCCGCAGGCGGCGCAGGGGCAGCGCGTCAGCGTCGGCATTCGCCCGGAGCATATCCTCAGCGGCGGCGACCGCGCCTGTGAATATCAGGGCAGGGTGCTGTTCGTTGAACAGATGGGCAATGAAACGTATCTCTATCTGGATAACGGCAGCGGCGGTGAGCCGTGGGTGGTGCGCCACCCGGATCGCCTGCGGCTGAGGGCGGGCGACATGCTCGGCATTCACCTGCCGCCCGAGTGCTGCTATCTGTTTGACCCTCACGGGCAGGCGTTTCCGCGCCTGCTGCCCGCACAACCTCACTAA